From Brevibacillus marinus, a single genomic window includes:
- a CDS encoding YhcN/YlaJ family sporulation lipoprotein: MSGRLFFANKTPLLFRWTVELKRTIMTPPFDPDLAYHAGDVNDSCILEICHCSLGPTRYIFLGLPRVLGASSPTITARSCFSKSLKILRAWRCVIFNHRGEANGTSLQAAIIPQTRFAVSAHSKLLFGNSKGTYIVGGVHLRVTLMMLSLLVLLTGCTQQSNPQTKAKSAAEDPLCNPTPVRHFQLEQRAKKITEKVDGIDRAVAVRIDDELDVAIQVSNFNRLRLQKIEKEVSQQLKAAFPEASIHVTSDKKLIDELQKLSKKTWSTKQEDACKQKKQLKQIENQMRG, encoded by the coding sequence TTGTCTGGCAGACTCTTTTTTGCGAACAAGACTCCCTTACTCTTTCGATGGACCGTCGAACTGAAACGAACCATCATGACACCCCCTTTCGACCCGGACCTCGCCTATCATGCGGGTGACGTCAACGATTCGTGCATTCTTGAAATCTGTCACTGCAGCCTGGGACCTACCCGATACATTTTTCTTGGCCTTCCTCGTGTACTGGGTGCTTCTTCTCCAACGATCACCGCCAGATCTTGCTTCTCCAAATCACTTAAAATTCTTCGCGCGTGGCGTTGTGTCATATTTAACCATCGCGGTGAAGCAAACGGAACATCTCTGCAGGCAGCCATCATCCCCCAAACACGATTCGCGGTTTCCGCTCATAGCAAACTGCTTTTCGGAAATTCTAAGGGTACATACATTGTTGGGGGGGTTCACTTGCGTGTCACACTCATGATGTTGTCCCTATTGGTGTTGTTAACCGGTTGCACCCAGCAATCCAATCCTCAGACAAAAGCCAAGTCGGCAGCGGAAGATCCGCTGTGCAATCCAACACCCGTCCGCCATTTTCAGTTGGAACAAAGAGCAAAGAAGATTACCGAAAAAGTGGACGGCATTGACCGGGCTGTTGCTGTCCGAATCGATGATGAATTGGACGTCGCCATTCAGGTGAGCAACTTTAACCGCCTCAGATTGCAGAAAATCGAGAAAGAAGTGTCTCAGCAGTTGAAAGCGGCGTTTCCGGAAGCAAGCATTCATGTTACTTCCGATAAGAAGTTAATCGACGAACTGCAGAAATTAAGCAAGAAGACGTGGTCTACGAAACAGGAGGATGCGTGCAAACAAAAGAAACAGCTGAAACAAATTGAGAACCAGATGAGAGGTTAA
- a CDS encoding thermonuclease family protein produces MNRTICKTWSACVLVIALSVAGAGCGSLTVDGTETTRKTEAKTAAAGDLGPPTAQGQSVSAAAQERAAAADEPARPKQGDEQRDERPLLSAKVTKVVDGDTIKVQLNGREETVRLLLIDTPETNHPRHGEQPFGPEAKAFVTEILRDKTVQLEQDVTNGPDKYGRLLYYVYVDGKSVQEMLLEKGLARVAYVYVPNVKHVDKYREIQRRAQEAGVGIWSLENYAQEDGYHPEAAKAEGTAQRAVSASGEPAANAQPAKSGEPVKPVLRYDPFGPDRDCSDFASQEEAQAFYEAAGGPQQDPHRLDRDRDGLACEQ; encoded by the coding sequence ATGAACCGCACGATATGCAAAACATGGTCAGCCTGCGTGCTCGTCATCGCGCTCTCTGTTGCGGGAGCCGGATGTGGTTCGCTGACAGTGGACGGCACGGAAACAACGCGCAAAACAGAGGCAAAGACGGCAGCGGCAGGCGATCTCGGTCCCCCAACAGCACAAGGGCAAAGCGTCTCCGCCGCTGCGCAGGAGCGCGCGGCTGCAGCGGATGAACCCGCCCGGCCAAAGCAGGGAGATGAGCAGCGGGATGAGCGGCCGCTGCTGTCGGCCAAGGTGACGAAAGTGGTGGATGGCGACACGATCAAGGTGCAGCTCAACGGCCGGGAGGAGACCGTACGGCTGCTGCTGATCGATACGCCGGAGACCAATCACCCGCGGCATGGCGAACAGCCTTTTGGGCCGGAGGCGAAAGCGTTCGTCACGGAGATCCTGCGGGACAAAACCGTCCAACTGGAACAGGATGTCACGAACGGGCCGGACAAGTACGGAAGGCTGCTTTACTACGTCTACGTCGACGGAAAATCGGTCCAGGAGATGCTTTTGGAAAAAGGCTTGGCGCGGGTGGCCTACGTGTACGTGCCCAATGTGAAGCACGTCGACAAATACCGGGAGATCCAGCGGCGGGCGCAGGAAGCGGGGGTCGGGATTTGGTCGCTCGAAAACTACGCGCAGGAGGACGGCTATCATCCGGAAGCGGCAAAAGCAGAGGGAACGGCGCAGCGGGCCGTATCTGCTTCCGGCGAACCGGCCGCCAACGCGCAACCCGCAAAGAGCGGGGAACCGGTAAAACCCGTCCTGCGCTACGACCCGTTCGGCCCGGACCGCGACTGCAGCGACTTCGCCTCGCAGGAAGAAGCACAGGCGTTCTATGAGGCCGCTGGCGGGCCGCAGCAGGATCCGCACCGCCTCGACCGGGACCGGGACGGCTTGGCCTGTGAACAGTGA
- a CDS encoding YmaF family protein, whose translation MQHSHELSYVQWFPMPGHIHPYRTRTTFNDGHRHGMSGRTSPPSGRGPRHIHYYAGTTSFDDGHVHFYRGWTGPPIPLPGENHYHEFFGQTTFNDGHVHYYRGRTGENYRPGR comes from the coding sequence TTGCAGCACAGCCATGAGCTCAGCTACGTGCAGTGGTTCCCCATGCCCGGCCATATCCATCCCTACCGCACGCGAACCACCTTCAACGACGGACACCGGCACGGGATGAGCGGCCGAACATCCCCTCCCTCAGGAAGAGGCCCGCGGCACATCCACTATTACGCGGGAACAACGTCGTTCGACGACGGCCATGTTCACTTCTACCGGGGATGGACGGGCCCGCCGATTCCCCTGCCCGGCGAGAACCACTATCATGAGTTTTTCGGACAAACGACCTTCAATGACGGACACGTCCACTACTACCGCGGGCGAACCGGAGAGAACTACCGGCCGGGCAGGTAG